From Amycolatopsis sp. YIM 10, the proteins below share one genomic window:
- a CDS encoding helix-turn-helix domain-containing protein: MADPDSIGARMKAARGKLITQRQLAEMADVSLSLIKALEGGQRHTAQVGNLQKIAKALDLELPDLLGKRAALPTADGGVVDIRRALTPVDDLLDGGDLDGEPVTIDEARRTVSYLWGAYWAGRYELLGALLPDALAQLRATAQAVDSADALEASSLLARGYQAAGDTLVHLGQPDAAWLAVRQAIDAARKSEDVLLYAAMRVSVSWQLLVQGRYLESERVAVAAAHDIEPHGTTSDTELAAYGMLTVTAATAAARLRTDGANGRAADLLGEAKETADRLGYERSDHQSSFGPAKVAMLTVDCAVVRDDWTGALTAAKALPREAPLPLATRARHLADVALAQLRLGHGEKALSTVLAMESMAPDWIQYQTLPRQVVSELVERERRMHDELRDLARRLGAIGKRLI; this comes from the coding sequence ATGGCAGACCCAGACAGCATCGGCGCGCGCATGAAAGCGGCTCGCGGCAAGCTCATCACACAGAGGCAACTCGCCGAGATGGCGGACGTCAGCCTCTCCTTGATCAAGGCCCTCGAGGGCGGGCAGCGGCACACCGCGCAGGTCGGCAACCTGCAGAAGATCGCGAAGGCCCTCGACCTCGAACTCCCTGATCTTCTGGGCAAGCGCGCGGCACTGCCGACCGCAGACGGCGGTGTCGTCGACATCCGCCGAGCGCTCACCCCCGTGGACGACCTGCTCGACGGCGGCGACCTCGACGGCGAACCTGTCACCATCGACGAAGCGCGGCGCACGGTCAGCTACCTGTGGGGCGCCTACTGGGCCGGGCGGTACGAACTGCTCGGCGCGCTGCTGCCCGACGCGCTCGCGCAGCTGCGCGCCACCGCGCAGGCGGTCGACTCCGCGGACGCCCTGGAGGCGTCCAGCCTGCTCGCCCGCGGCTACCAAGCCGCCGGGGATACCCTCGTCCACCTCGGGCAGCCCGATGCCGCGTGGCTCGCTGTCCGGCAGGCAATCGACGCGGCGCGCAAGAGCGAGGACGTCCTGCTCTACGCCGCCATGCGGGTGTCCGTGTCGTGGCAGCTGCTCGTGCAGGGCCGCTACCTCGAGTCGGAACGGGTGGCGGTCGCAGCAGCACACGACATCGAGCCGCACGGGACTACGTCGGACACCGAGCTGGCCGCGTACGGGATGCTCACAGTCACGGCCGCCACCGCCGCGGCGCGTCTTCGTACCGACGGTGCCAACGGCCGGGCTGCCGACCTGCTCGGTGAGGCGAAGGAAACGGCTGACCGGCTCGGGTACGAACGCAGCGACCACCAGAGCAGCTTTGGGCCCGCGAAGGTCGCGATGCTGACCGTGGACTGCGCCGTGGTGCGAGACGACTGGACGGGTGCATTGACGGCCGCCAAAGCGCTGCCGCGCGAAGCGCCCTTACCGCTCGCGACTCGTGCGCGGCATCTCGCCGATGTGGCCCTAGCGCAGCTTCGACTCGGCCACGGCGAAAAGGCGCTAAGCACCGTCCTCGCAATGGAATCGATGGCGCCCGACTGGATTCAATACCAGACTCTGCCGCGACAAGTCGTTTCCGAGTTGGTCGAGCGGGAACGTCGAATGCACGACGAGTTGCGCGATCTCGCGCGACGGCTCGGCGCGATCGGGAAACGCCTGATTTGA
- a CDS encoding helix-turn-helix domain-containing protein, which translates to MTVQDQKKPLTFQEELGQALRLARVHANLTVRQVAQRMLPQVTRACVWTWESGAIMIPLPRLRDYARVLGLPVAAIIPPAPWQVVQATRLRRTTITELRPLVEWARGYGEDLIRFSPETVAEAARMCNVTPARLQTTLTRIQLTA; encoded by the coding sequence GTGACGGTTCAGGATCAGAAGAAACCGCTGACGTTCCAGGAGGAGCTGGGGCAGGCTCTCCGGCTCGCCCGCGTGCACGCGAACCTCACGGTCCGGCAGGTTGCGCAGCGGATGTTGCCGCAGGTGACCCGGGCGTGCGTGTGGACTTGGGAGAGCGGCGCGATCATGATCCCGCTCCCGCGCCTGCGGGACTACGCCCGGGTGCTCGGCCTGCCGGTCGCGGCCATCATCCCGCCGGCGCCCTGGCAGGTGGTGCAGGCTACCCGCCTACGGCGGACCACGATCACGGAGCTTCGCCCCCTGGTCGAGTGGGCACGGGGCTACGGCGAGGACCTGATCCGGTTCTCCCCGGAGACCGTGGCCGAGGCCGCGCGCATGTGCAACGTCACCCCGGCGCGGCTGCAAACCACCCTGACCCGGATTCAACTGACCGCGTGA
- a CDS encoding helix-turn-helix domain-containing protein: protein MLDTYRREIGANVRTARLRTGLSQQQAAQRMMPPVLPKTLEAWETGQETMTARQLIDVCRVLGVHLALVLPVLELEEPPFDTLLVRAELLRNNEAPDLVPLATWAAGYDDDVITVTPEVLRHAAELCNQRPLALHNMLKILVRAGHRGRPVRSSETALALQKWR, encoded by the coding sequence ATGCTTGACACCTACCGCCGGGAGATCGGCGCCAACGTACGCACGGCCCGGCTGCGGACCGGGCTGTCCCAGCAGCAGGCCGCGCAGCGGATGATGCCGCCGGTACTGCCGAAGACGCTCGAGGCCTGGGAGACCGGTCAGGAGACGATGACGGCACGGCAGCTGATCGACGTGTGCCGCGTGCTCGGCGTGCACCTGGCCCTCGTGCTGCCCGTCCTGGAGTTGGAAGAGCCGCCATTCGACACGCTACTGGTGCGCGCCGAGCTGCTGCGCAACAACGAGGCGCCCGACCTGGTCCCGCTGGCCACGTGGGCGGCAGGCTACGACGACGACGTCATCACGGTCACGCCCGAGGTGCTGCGCCACGCCGCGGAGCTGTGCAACCAGAGACCGTTGGCACTGCACAACATGCTGAAAATACTGGTGCGGGCCGGGCACCGCGGCCGGCCGGTGCGGTCGAGCGAAACCGCGCTGGCGCTCCAGAAGTGGAGATGA